In Desulfocurvus vexinensis DSM 17965, a single window of DNA contains:
- a CDS encoding ATP-binding protein produces MPLFKPSTLRLLKEAARIPGYPLLERLHGYVYLRWPYLYIGLGLGTHPMARLLAPLAALATRLYPTRPDAHADPDRVTWADSYHGKALPLDEARRLVTVRRDIEIRDLEKVIPYKRARDLVLQSPGRIVALECPCRSAHETPCLPLDVCLVVGEPFASFVLEHHPGKSRLISPEQAVEILEQEDRRGHVHHAFFKEALLGRFYAICNCCSCCCGAMQAQRNGIPMLCSSGFVAELDAAACAQCGLCAKRCQFQALTFEGGVTRLDPAQCMGCGVCVNACPKGALSLRRDAARGEPLELQKLLAGAG; encoded by the coding sequence ATGCCCCTGTTCAAGCCCTCCACCCTGCGCCTGCTCAAGGAGGCGGCCCGCATCCCGGGCTACCCGCTGCTGGAGCGGCTGCACGGCTACGTCTACCTGCGCTGGCCCTACCTGTACATCGGCCTGGGCCTGGGCACGCACCCCATGGCCAGGCTCCTGGCCCCCCTGGCCGCCCTGGCCACGCGCCTGTACCCCACCCGGCCCGACGCCCACGCCGACCCGGACCGCGTGACCTGGGCCGACAGCTACCACGGCAAGGCCCTGCCCCTGGACGAGGCCCGGCGGCTGGTCACCGTGCGCCGCGACATCGAGATCCGCGACCTGGAGAAGGTCATCCCCTACAAGCGGGCCCGCGACCTGGTGTTGCAAAGCCCCGGGCGCATCGTGGCCCTGGAATGCCCCTGCCGCAGCGCGCACGAGACCCCCTGCCTGCCCCTGGACGTGTGCCTCGTGGTGGGCGAGCCCTTCGCCAGCTTCGTGCTGGAACACCACCCGGGCAAAAGCCGCCTGATCAGCCCCGAGCAGGCCGTGGAGATCCTGGAGCAGGAGGACCGGCGCGGCCACGTGCACCACGCCTTCTTCAAGGAAGCCCTGCTGGGGCGCTTCTACGCCATCTGCAACTGCTGCTCGTGCTGCTGCGGGGCCATGCAGGCCCAGCGCAACGGCATCCCCATGCTCTGCTCCTCGGGCTTTGTGGCCGAGCTGGACGCCGCAGCCTGCGCGCAGTGCGGGCTGTGCGCCAAGCGCTGCCAGTTCCAGGCCCTGACCTTCGAAGGCGGCGTGACCCGCCTGGACCCGGCGCAGTGCATGGGCTGCGGAGTATGCGTCAACGCCTGCCCCAAGGGCGCGCTCAGCCTGCGCCGCGACGCCGCGCGCGGCGAGCCCCTGGAGCTCCAGAAGCTGCTGGCGGGCGCGGGCTGA
- a CDS encoding metallophosphoesterase family protein: MRLAVLADIHGNSLALAAVLEHAARQGVDRFVNLGDIHYGPLDPAGTAALLARQPMASVAGNQDRLLLTPPPGPGPTLARVLAALPAGELARLAALPRIMTLEGGVLLCHGTPGDDTRYLLDDVASGLPVPRPARDVEADLAGWDCPLVLCAHSHLPRVLDTGRRLVVNPGSVGLPAYADDQPPHAMSCGTPHARYAVVERAGALWRAQVFEVGYDWHAAAALAAANGRDDWAHCLATGRAR, from the coding sequence ATGCGTCTGGCCGTTCTTGCCGACATCCACGGCAACAGCCTCGCCCTGGCCGCCGTGCTGGAGCACGCCGCACGCCAGGGGGTGGACCGCTTCGTGAACCTGGGCGATATCCACTATGGCCCGCTGGACCCGGCGGGCACCGCCGCGCTGCTGGCCCGCCAGCCCATGGCCAGCGTCGCGGGCAACCAGGACCGCCTGCTGCTCACGCCGCCCCCCGGGCCGGGCCCGACCCTGGCCCGCGTGCTGGCGGCCCTGCCCGCCGGGGAGCTGGCGCGCCTGGCCGCGCTGCCCCGGATCATGACCCTGGAAGGCGGGGTGCTGCTGTGCCACGGCACGCCCGGCGACGACACGCGCTACCTGCTGGACGACGTGGCCTCGGGGCTGCCCGTGCCGCGTCCGGCCCGCGACGTGGAGGCCGACCTCGCGGGGTGGGACTGCCCGCTGGTGCTGTGCGCGCACTCGCACCTGCCGCGCGTGCTGGACACGGGCCGCCGCCTGGTGGTCAACCCCGGCAGCGTGGGCCTGCCCGCCTACGCCGATGACCAGCCGCCCCACGCCATGAGCTGCGGCACGCCCCACGCACGCTACGCCGTGGTGGAGCGCGCCGGGGCCCTCTGGCGCGCGCAGGTGTTCGAGGTCGGGTACGACTGGCACGCCGCCGCCGCCCTGGCCGCTGCCAATGGCCGCGACGATTGGGCGCACTGCCTGGCCACGGGCCGGGCCCGCTGA
- a CDS encoding DUF748 domain-containing protein has protein sequence MTTPGTSARPSLRARWRALPRARRWAALAGAAVALYLACGFLVLPAVLRAVLPAQAGQALGRAVTLESVRFNPLTQTLTLDGLAVAEAQPPAAPNEADAADTADTANATAPTAPEAEAAAGATAPGTPPPFVSVRRIVVNASSFSLLRLTVLVDEVRLIGPRVHLAHLGQGEYNFSDIARRLAGDEQAREDAASVEPAGPFPLVVSNFVIEDGGLTFEDRPKGRTHTVEALELTVPFTSTLPRHSERDVEPLLRAVVNGTPVQATGRTRPFARSLRTEFSLVLRALDLTPYAPYAPLPPQVRLAGGSLTLDMCLVFERSGGVLPGLALEGHAQVDDLALTWTDGRELAGFETLAVDLERLSLDQGLLRLAQVRLTRPHAALVRGKDGALDWAGLLPAPAPAAPKPAPEAKPAAAPGAEPDRGAPQAAFVVELARLEVEEGRLAFTDHPGGQPLRKTVVPITLTVDNVSTAPEAALPASFSLSAGRAEAEQLVAAGTATLSPLAVNATLGLSGVALPAYAPYYAGLLPLRVLSGTARLGADCALVPAPDGATRLTLDNVSLGLARLALAAPGEQEPLFTLASLELTGGRVDPEARRATAKALTLGGGALSASRLESGAIDLAALFSGAQAAPAPAPAAAANPGPAWAASLDRLTLADWDLRFTDRALPAPAALRLRVAELTASGLGTALDRPVDYALDATLGGPDGGGALRVAGALEPADGAPGRATGTLELEAVPLAPFGPYLAAASPLSLERGTASASGRYTLGPLAGSGPLGLDLRLGGGLRGLNLGAGGAPLAALEALDLRGLTVRVADLAAPAPVAALDRLGLKGLALRDPSQPRDAATLAALTVHDARVDLPARSVAVAMVDVQAPELRLVVAPDGTLNLARIARRVQGEPGPPAAPSAPQAQAAASPAAPGAAAPEPEPAPFALALDTLAVDDGTVRFRDQSLSPAFSSTMEHLTLRLEGLSTAPGAPARLSAEATIDGHAALGLTGHTTPTAQGLNPALRLTVRGLDLTQFSPYALRAIAHPVSAGVLDADANLAVEGREVSASNLLRLIRFDLGQKQQVEGAMDAPVGLAVALLRDASGDIVLDIPIRGNLDDPQFQMGKVVFRAVMNLLLKAVTSPFALIGSVFGGSGGAPQDLETLVMDPGRTALSPETLAKLDTVAKALAERPGLGLEIAGVALPAELPTLAELRLRRTVRLARYNELKDQGQAPASVEATPLSAEEYEAALTEAYKNAPFDKPTTMLGFVADQPVPEMERMLREHLAPGPDDLPALAQRRARKVREALAERGVDPARMQLVGAPARAESAEPGVRLFLR, from the coding sequence ATGACCACCCCCGGCACCTCCGCCCGGCCCAGCCTGCGTGCCCGCTGGCGCGCCTTGCCCCGCGCGCGGCGCTGGGCCGCCCTGGCTGGCGCCGCCGTGGCGCTGTATCTGGCCTGCGGCTTCCTGGTGCTGCCCGCCGTGCTGCGCGCGGTGCTGCCCGCCCAGGCCGGGCAGGCCCTGGGCCGCGCCGTGACCCTGGAGAGCGTGCGCTTCAACCCCCTGACCCAGACCCTGACCCTCGACGGCCTGGCCGTGGCCGAGGCGCAGCCCCCGGCAGCCCCAAACGAGGCGGACGCGGCGGACACGGCGGACACGGCGAACGCCACGGCCCCGACCGCGCCCGAAGCCGAGGCCGCGGCTGGCGCCACGGCCCCCGGAACCCCGCCGCCCTTCGTGTCCGTGCGCAGGATCGTGGTCAACGCCTCGTCGTTCTCCCTGCTGCGCCTGACGGTGCTGGTGGACGAGGTGCGCCTGATCGGGCCCCGGGTCCATCTGGCGCATCTGGGCCAGGGCGAATACAACTTCTCGGACATCGCGCGGCGTCTGGCGGGCGACGAGCAGGCCCGCGAGGACGCCGCCAGCGTCGAGCCCGCCGGGCCCTTCCCCCTGGTGGTCAGCAACTTCGTCATCGAGGACGGCGGCCTGACCTTCGAGGACCGCCCCAAGGGCCGCACCCACACAGTGGAAGCCCTGGAACTGACGGTGCCCTTCACCTCCACCCTGCCGCGCCACAGCGAGCGCGACGTGGAGCCCCTGCTGCGGGCCGTGGTCAACGGCACCCCGGTGCAGGCCACGGGCCGCACCCGGCCCTTCGCGCGCTCGCTGCGCACCGAGTTCTCCCTGGTCCTGCGCGCCCTGGACCTCACGCCCTACGCGCCCTACGCGCCCCTGCCGCCGCAGGTGCGCCTCGCGGGCGGCAGCCTGACCCTGGACATGTGCCTGGTGTTCGAACGCTCGGGCGGCGTGCTGCCCGGGCTGGCCCTGGAAGGCCACGCCCAGGTGGACGATCTGGCCCTGACCTGGACCGACGGGCGCGAGCTGGCCGGGTTCGAGACCCTGGCCGTGGACCTGGAACGCCTGAGCCTGGACCAGGGCCTGCTGCGCCTTGCGCAGGTGCGCCTGACGCGGCCCCACGCGGCCCTGGTGCGCGGAAAGGACGGCGCCCTGGACTGGGCCGGGCTGCTGCCCGCCCCGGCCCCCGCCGCGCCCAAGCCCGCGCCCGAAGCCAAGCCCGCCGCCGCGCCCGGAGCAGAGCCCGACAGGGGCGCGCCCCAGGCCGCCTTCGTCGTGGAGCTCGCGCGCCTGGAGGTGGAGGAAGGGCGCCTGGCCTTCACGGACCACCCCGGCGGCCAGCCCCTGCGCAAGACCGTGGTGCCCATCACCCTGACCGTGGACAACGTGAGCACCGCCCCGGAAGCGGCCCTGCCAGCGAGCTTCTCGCTGTCCGCAGGCCGGGCCGAGGCCGAGCAGCTCGTGGCCGCAGGGACGGCGACCCTGAGCCCCCTGGCCGTCAACGCCACCCTGGGCCTGTCGGGCGTGGCCCTGCCCGCCTACGCGCCCTACTACGCCGGGCTGCTGCCCCTGCGGGTGCTCTCGGGCACGGCGCGCCTGGGGGCCGACTGCGCCCTGGTGCCCGCGCCGGACGGCGCAACGCGCCTGACCCTGGACAACGTCTCCCTGGGGCTGGCCCGGCTGGCCCTGGCCGCCCCGGGCGAGCAGGAGCCCCTGTTCACCCTGGCCAGCCTGGAGCTGACGGGCGGGCGTGTGGACCCCGAGGCGCGGCGCGCCACGGCCAAGGCCCTGACCCTGGGCGGCGGCGCGCTGTCCGCCAGCCGCCTGGAATCCGGGGCCATCGACCTCGCCGCCCTGTTCTCCGGCGCCCAGGCCGCCCCGGCCCCGGCCCCTGCCGCCGCAGCCAACCCCGGCCCGGCCTGGGCCGCGAGCCTGGACCGCCTGACCCTGGCCGACTGGGACCTGCGCTTCACCGACCGCGCCCTGCCCGCCCCCGCCGCCCTGCGCCTGCGCGTGGCCGAGCTGACGGCCAGCGGGCTGGGCACCGCCCTGGACCGCCCCGTGGACTACGCCCTGGACGCGACCCTGGGCGGCCCGGACGGCGGCGGGGCCCTGCGCGTGGCGGGCGCCCTGGAACCTGCGGACGGGGCGCCGGGGCGCGCCACGGGCACCCTGGAGCTGGAGGCCGTGCCCCTGGCCCCCTTCGGCCCCTATCTGGCCGCGGCCTCGCCCCTGAGCCTGGAGCGGGGCACGGCCTCGGCCTCGGGGCGCTACACCCTGGGCCCCCTGGCGGGCAGCGGGCCCCTGGGCCTGGACCTGCGCCTGGGCGGCGGGCTGCGCGGCCTGAACCTGGGCGCCGGGGGCGCCCCCCTGGCGGCCCTGGAAGCCCTGGATCTGCGCGGGCTGACCGTGCGCGTGGCCGACCTAGCGGCCCCCGCCCCCGTGGCGGCCCTGGACCGCCTGGGGCTCAAGGGCCTGGCCCTGCGCGACCCCAGCCAGCCCCGCGACGCGGCCACCCTGGCCGCCCTCACCGTGCACGACGCCCGGGTGGACCTGCCCGCCCGCTCCGTGGCCGTGGCCATGGTGGACGTGCAGGCCCCGGAACTGCGGCTGGTGGTGGCGCCCGACGGCACCCTGAACCTGGCGCGCATCGCCCGCCGCGTCCAGGGCGAGCCCGGGCCGCCCGCGGCCCCCAGCGCCCCGCAGGCCCAGGCCGCCGCCAGCCCCGCCGCGCCCGGGGCCGCCGCGCCCGAACCCGAGCCCGCGCCCTTCGCCCTGGCCCTGGACACCCTGGCCGTGGACGACGGGACCGTGCGCTTCCGCGACCAGAGCCTGAGCCCGGCCTTCTCCTCGACCATGGAACACCTGACCCTGCGCCTGGAGGGCCTGTCCACGGCGCCCGGCGCCCCGGCCCGGCTCAGCGCCGAGGCGACCATCGACGGCCACGCGGCCCTGGGGCTCACCGGCCACACCACGCCCACGGCCCAGGGGCTCAACCCCGCCCTGCGGCTGACCGTGCGGGGGCTGGACCTGACCCAGTTCTCGCCCTACGCCCTGCGGGCCATCGCCCATCCCGTGAGCGCCGGGGTGCTCGACGCCGACGCGAACCTGGCCGTGGAGGGCCGCGAGGTCAGCGCCAGCAACCTGCTGCGCCTGATCCGCTTCGACCTGGGCCAGAAGCAGCAGGTGGAGGGCGCCATGGATGCGCCCGTGGGCCTGGCCGTGGCCCTGCTGCGCGACGCCAGCGGCGACATCGTGCTGGACATCCCCATCCGTGGCAACCTGGACGACCCGCAGTTCCAGATGGGCAAGGTCGTGTTCCGGGCGGTGATGAACCTGCTGCTCAAGGCCGTGACCTCGCCCTTCGCCCTCATCGGCAGCGTCTTCGGCGGCAGCGGCGGCGCCCCGCAGGACCTGGAAACCCTGGTCATGGACCCGGGCCGGACCGCGCTGAGCCCCGAAACCCTGGCCAAGCTGGACACCGTGGCCAAGGCCCTGGCCGAGCGCCCGGGCCTGGGCCTGGAAATCGCCGGAGTGGCCCTGCCCGCCGAGCTGCCCACCCTGGCCGAACTGCGCCTGCGCCGCACCGTGCGCCTGGCGCGCTACAACGAGCTCAAGGACCAGGGCCAGGCCCCGGCGTCGGTGGAGGCAACGCCGCTCTCCGCCGAGGAATACGAAGCGGCCCTGACCGAGGCGTACAAGAACGCGCCCTTCGACAAGCCGACCACCATGCTCGGCTTCGTGGCCGACCAGCCCGTGCCCGAGATGGAGCGCATGCTGCGCGAGCACCTGGCCCCCGGGCCGGACGACCTGCCCGCCCTGGCCCAGCGGCGCGCCCGCAAGGTGCGCGAGGCCCTGGCGGAGCGCGGGGTGGACCCGGCGCGGATGCAGCTGGTGGGCGCCCCGGCGCGGGCCGAGAGCGCCGAGCCCGGGGTGCGCCTGTTCCTGCGCTGA
- a CDS encoding chemotaxis protein CheW: protein MAEMDAGGVRQYLSFVLDDELYALDIAKVREVLEFQSVTRIPRAPEFMRGVINLRGHAVPVVDLRLKFGMQATPQTVDTCVIIVEAAMEGEGVILGALADSVREVFELAGEDIAPPPRMGTGVRSEFIHGMSKLGERFIMILDIDRVFSAQELTVAAASAAQDAPSARPEAALAEA, encoded by the coding sequence ATGGCTGAGATGGATGCAGGCGGCGTGCGGCAGTACCTGAGCTTCGTGCTCGACGACGAACTGTACGCGCTGGACATTGCCAAGGTCCGCGAAGTGCTGGAGTTCCAGAGCGTGACGCGCATCCCGCGCGCGCCGGAGTTCATGCGCGGAGTCATCAACCTGCGCGGCCACGCCGTGCCGGTGGTGGACCTGCGCCTGAAGTTCGGCATGCAGGCCACCCCGCAGACCGTGGACACCTGCGTGATCATCGTCGAGGCGGCCATGGAGGGCGAGGGCGTGATCCTGGGCGCCCTGGCCGACTCGGTGCGCGAGGTCTTCGAGCTGGCCGGGGAGGACATCGCCCCGCCCCCGCGCATGGGCACGGGCGTCCGCTCGGAGTTCATCCACGGCATGTCCAAGCTGGGCGAGCGCTTCATCATGATCCTGGACATCGACCGCGTGTTCTCGGCCCAGGAACTGACCGTGGCCGCCGCGAGCGCCGCGCAGGACGCCCCGTCCGCCCGGCCCGAGGCGGCCCTGGCCGAGGCCTGA
- a CDS encoding NAD-glutamate dehydrogenase domain-containing protein, whose product MSRSPRQPAQDETPDRAARARAMIELLARRQEAAARAVVPWFFEQMPEYYFLTHGEEEQAAHLRALVSGQVLTQGQVVTLESPCGTRRTVLSPGGGMEHLAAAVAGAAPRGILGARLLQTRDGRLRLDSFVTAPARRVAPDAPALARAVAQARAVGGLPARQAGALREFLATGTDDCVEKFEPARALRHFALWRRIRACEGVDVTLEPGVYPGQSRITVAMMEPPARGALLAIVRILARAGAEVSRAYADVYDTPSRALCVVSLYLPEADPALAPERWAGLSAALRTVKWQAPDQPLDALVAAHGFTLAEAALLQAGAAFAHQFLHGLDPYAYTTANVAAAVLGQPRAARALLDYFAARLDPAVRGRAGRQREALRTLREARAAIAPGASGVPGRVFQVLETFVTHTLRTNYYLADRFGLGFRLDPAVLAHLPGRPPHAGRTGGRAGADEPPYGIFFFHGAHHQAFHVRYREMARGGVRLVPTASPGQFELEAGRQFAEVTALAQSQQSKNKDIPEGGAKAVVLLGPLADRDLAVKSVVDALLDVTLADKGRHSLRGVVDHLGRDEVIYLGPDENITPGHIEWIVARARARGHRWPSALMSSKPRTGISHKRYGVTSLGVVVFAQEMLKLLGIDPHTQPFSVKFTGGTRGDVASNAMRILIRDYGPRVRIVSASDGHGALYDPHGLDHGELLRLADAGLGVAEFDPGLLRGPGAVCVRATDPDGARLRDTLHNTAEADLFIPAGGRPDTINEDNWRDFLLPDGRPSARAVVEGANLFLSPGARDRLQESGVLVVHGASANKCGVISSSYEVLAGLALSDEEFLEIKDIYVAQVLDILRRRAGDEARLLVREYRAAGGARPLTALTVELSREINALADALDAALKASLGDARALRDDPALYALLLDYCPPVLVERYEERLTGRVPLAHVTALVAAHAAARAVYTEGIGWMRALAGRCEPLEAMRAYLAQGQRLAGFLDGLAASALPQAEAVARILRATGRKYLTERELGVGGD is encoded by the coding sequence ATGTCCCGCTCCCCCCGCCAGCCCGCCCAGGACGAGACCCCGGACCGCGCCGCGCGCGCCCGGGCCATGATCGAGCTGCTGGCCCGGCGCCAGGAGGCCGCCGCCCGGGCCGTGGTGCCCTGGTTTTTCGAGCAGATGCCCGAGTACTATTTCCTTACCCACGGCGAGGAGGAGCAGGCCGCGCATCTGCGCGCGCTGGTCTCGGGCCAGGTGCTGACCCAGGGCCAGGTGGTGACCCTGGAAAGCCCCTGCGGCACGCGGCGCACCGTGCTCTCCCCGGGGGGCGGCATGGAGCACCTGGCCGCCGCCGTGGCCGGGGCCGCCCCGCGCGGCATCCTCGGCGCGCGGCTGCTTCAGACCCGCGACGGGCGCCTGCGCCTGGATTCCTTCGTCACCGCGCCCGCCCGGCGGGTGGCCCCCGATGCCCCGGCCCTGGCCCGGGCCGTGGCCCAGGCCAGGGCCGTGGGCGGGCTGCCCGCGCGCCAGGCCGGGGCGCTGCGCGAATTCCTGGCCACGGGCACCGACGACTGCGTGGAAAAGTTCGAGCCCGCGCGCGCCCTGCGCCATTTCGCCCTCTGGCGGCGCATCCGGGCCTGCGAGGGCGTGGACGTGACCCTGGAGCCGGGGGTCTACCCCGGGCAGTCGCGGATCACGGTGGCCATGATGGAGCCGCCCGCGCGCGGGGCCTTGCTGGCCATCGTGCGCATCCTGGCCCGGGCCGGAGCCGAGGTGTCGCGGGCCTACGCCGACGTGTACGACACCCCGAGCCGGGCCCTGTGCGTGGTCAGCCTCTACCTGCCCGAGGCCGACCCGGCCCTGGCCCCGGAGCGCTGGGCTGGCCTGAGCGCCGCGCTGCGCACGGTGAAATGGCAGGCGCCGGACCAGCCCCTGGACGCCCTGGTGGCGGCCCACGGCTTCACCCTGGCCGAGGCGGCCCTGCTCCAGGCCGGGGCGGCCTTCGCCCACCAGTTCCTGCACGGGCTGGACCCCTACGCCTACACCACGGCCAACGTCGCCGCGGCGGTGCTTGGCCAGCCCCGGGCGGCCCGGGCGCTGCTGGACTATTTCGCGGCCCGCCTCGACCCGGCGGTCCGGGGCCGGGCCGGACGCCAGCGCGAGGCCCTGCGCACCCTGCGCGAGGCGCGCGCGGCCATCGCCCCCGGCGCCTCGGGCGTGCCCGGGCGGGTCTTCCAGGTCCTGGAAACCTTCGTCACCCACACCCTGCGCACCAACTACTACCTGGCGGACCGTTTCGGCCTGGGCTTCCGGCTGGACCCGGCGGTGCTGGCGCACCTGCCCGGGCGCCCGCCCCACGCGGGCCGGACGGGGGGTCGGGCCGGGGCCGACGAGCCGCCCTACGGCATCTTCTTCTTCCACGGCGCGCACCACCAGGCCTTCCACGTGCGCTACCGCGAGATGGCCCGGGGCGGGGTGCGCCTGGTGCCCACGGCCAGCCCGGGGCAGTTCGAGCTGGAGGCGGGCCGCCAGTTCGCCGAGGTCACGGCCCTGGCCCAGAGCCAGCAGAGCAAGAACAAGGACATCCCCGAGGGCGGGGCCAAGGCCGTGGTGCTCCTCGGGCCCCTGGCCGACCGCGACCTGGCCGTGAAGTCCGTGGTGGACGCCCTGCTGGACGTGACCCTGGCCGACAAGGGCCGCCACAGCCTGCGCGGGGTGGTGGACCACCTGGGCCGCGACGAGGTCATCTACCTCGGGCCCGACGAGAACATCACCCCCGGGCATATCGAGTGGATCGTGGCCCGGGCCCGGGCCCGGGGCCACCGCTGGCCCTCGGCGCTCATGAGCTCCAAGCCGCGCACGGGCATCAGCCACAAGCGCTACGGCGTGACCTCCCTGGGCGTGGTGGTCTTCGCCCAGGAGATGCTGAAGCTGCTGGGCATCGACCCGCACACCCAGCCGTTCTCGGTGAAGTTTACCGGCGGCACGCGCGGGGACGTGGCCTCCAACGCCATGCGTATCCTCATCCGCGACTACGGGCCCCGGGTGCGTATCGTTTCAGCCTCCGACGGTCACGGCGCGCTCTACGACCCCCACGGCCTGGACCACGGCGAACTGCTGCGCCTGGCCGACGCGGGCCTGGGGGTCGCCGAGTTCGACCCCGGGCTGCTGCGTGGGCCCGGGGCCGTGTGCGTGCGCGCCACCGACCCGGACGGCGCGCGCCTGCGCGACACGCTGCACAACACCGCCGAGGCCGACCTGTTCATCCCCGCCGGGGGCCGCCCCGACACCATCAACGAGGACAACTGGCGCGATTTCCTGCTGCCCGACGGCCGCCCCTCGGCCCGGGCCGTGGTGGAGGGGGCGAACCTGTTCCTCTCCCCGGGGGCGCGCGACCGGCTCCAGGAAAGCGGGGTGCTGGTGGTCCACGGCGCCAGCGCCAACAAATGCGGGGTCATCAGCTCGTCCTACGAGGTGCTGGCCGGGCTGGCCCTGTCCGACGAGGAGTTCCTGGAGATCAAGGACATCTATGTGGCCCAGGTGCTGGACATCCTGCGCCGCCGGGCGGGCGACGAGGCGCGGCTTCTGGTGCGCGAATACCGCGCGGCGGGCGGGGCCCGGCCCCTGACGGCGCTGACGGTGGAGCTTTCGCGCGAGATCAATGCCCTCGCCGACGCCCTGGACGCGGCCCTCAAGGCCAGCCTGGGCGACGCGCGGGCCCTGCGCGACGACCCGGCGCTGTACGCCCTGCTGCTGGACTACTGCCCGCCGGTGCTCGTGGAGCGCTACGAGGAGCGGCTGACCGGGCGGGTGCCCCTGGCCCACGTGACGGCCCTGGTGGCGGCCCATGCGGCGGCCCGGGCCGTGTACACCGAGGGCATCGGCTGGATGCGCGCCCTGGCCGGGCGCTGCGAACCCCTGGAGGCCATGCGCGCCTACCTGGCCCAGGGGCAGCGGCTGGCCGGGTTCCTGGACGGGCTGGCGGCCAGCGCCCTGCCGCAGGCCGAGGCCGTGGCGCGCATCCTGCGGGCCACGGGCCGCAAGTACCTCACCGAGCGGGAGCTGGGCGTGGGCGGCGACTGA